The Thiogranum longum genome includes a region encoding these proteins:
- the aroB gene encoding 3-dehydroquinate synthase, with amino-acid sequence MIKQTLQLELGERSYPIHIGPGLLSLTALYEPAIRGRQVMVVSNNTVAPLYMDTVCEALQDYRLERLILPDGEQYKTLEVLNTIFDALLEKRFNRSCCLVALGGGVVGDMVGFAAACYQRGVDFIQIPTTLLAQVDSSVGGKTGVNHPLGKNMIGAFHQPRLVLADTDTLSTLDDRQLSAGIAEVIKYGLIEDREFFEWLEANITRLLERDTEALVYAIERSCRCKAEIVAADERESGKRALLNLGHTFGHAIETGMGYGNWLHGEAVAAGMAMAADLSARHGWIDNTDVSRIRALLKKAGLPTDPPGDISSDRFLELMAVDKKAMDDGLRLVLLDAIGAAKITADYDHGHLDETLSRKLPMTGS; translated from the coding sequence ATGATCAAACAAACCCTGCAACTTGAACTTGGCGAACGCAGCTACCCGATCCATATCGGGCCAGGCCTGCTGTCCCTCACTGCGCTCTATGAACCGGCCATTCGCGGGCGCCAGGTGATGGTCGTCAGCAACAACACGGTAGCCCCGCTTTATATGGATACTGTCTGCGAAGCACTGCAGGATTACCGGCTCGAGCGACTTATCCTGCCGGATGGCGAGCAATACAAAACGCTCGAAGTACTGAATACCATTTTTGATGCGCTACTGGAGAAACGCTTTAACCGTTCCTGTTGCCTGGTAGCGCTTGGCGGAGGTGTGGTCGGCGACATGGTTGGCTTTGCCGCCGCCTGCTATCAGCGGGGTGTAGATTTTATCCAGATCCCGACCACCCTGCTGGCCCAGGTAGATTCCTCGGTCGGCGGCAAGACCGGTGTCAACCATCCGCTCGGCAAGAACATGATCGGCGCCTTCCATCAGCCCCGGCTGGTGCTTGCAGATACCGATACACTCAGCACGCTGGATGACCGCCAGCTCTCGGCCGGCATTGCAGAAGTCATTAAATACGGACTGATTGAGGACCGTGAGTTTTTTGAGTGGCTTGAAGCCAACATAACTCGCCTGCTGGAGCGCGATACCGAGGCGCTGGTTTACGCTATCGAGCGTTCCTGCCGCTGCAAGGCGGAGATTGTCGCCGCTGATGAGCGGGAAAGTGGCAAACGTGCCCTGCTTAATCTTGGCCACACCTTCGGGCATGCCATTGAAACCGGCATGGGATACGGTAACTGGCTGCATGGCGAGGCGGTGGCCGCCGGCATGGCCATGGCTGCAGACCTGTCTGCGCGCCATGGCTGGATAGACAACACTGATGTGAGTCGCATCAGGGCCCTGCTCAAGAAAGCAGGCCTGCCGACCGATCCACCCGGGGATATTTCCAGCGACCGCTTCCTTGAACTCATGGCAGTTGATAAAAAAGCCATGGATGACGGTCTGCGGCTGGTATTGCTCGACGCCATCGGAGCAGCGAAGATTACAGCTGATTACGACCATGGGCACCTCGATGAAACACTCAGCCGGAAACTGCCGATGACAGGTTCATGA
- the aroK gene encoding shikimate kinase AroK, whose protein sequence is MKMSGSFFLVGPMGAGKSTIGRKLARTLNLQFIDSDREIEARTGVDIPLIFELEGESGFRKREQEAIDELSAKPGIVLATGGGAVLDAQNRKHLASRGNVIYLQTSVDQQLQRTAHDRNRPLLQTDNPREKLEQLLAERDPLYREIADFVIETDGCKVRDVVQKITHFVEENRSPPYP, encoded by the coding sequence ATGAAAATGTCGGGCAGTTTTTTTTTGGTCGGCCCCATGGGGGCCGGCAAATCCACCATTGGCCGAAAACTGGCGCGTACTCTGAACCTTCAGTTCATTGACAGCGACCGGGAAATCGAGGCCAGAACCGGTGTCGATATTCCATTAATCTTTGAATTGGAAGGAGAATCCGGTTTTCGCAAGCGCGAACAAGAGGCCATTGATGAGCTATCGGCCAAACCGGGGATCGTACTCGCCACCGGTGGCGGGGCTGTACTGGATGCGCAAAACCGCAAGCATCTGGCCAGCCGCGGCAATGTCATATACCTGCAGACTTCCGTCGACCAGCAGCTGCAGCGCACTGCACATGATCGAAACCGCCCACTGCTGCAAACCGACAATCCTCGTGAGAAACTGGAGCAGCTGCTCGCCGAGCGTGACCCGCTTTACCGGGAAATCGCAGACTTTGTTATCGAGACCGACGGTTGCAAGGTACGTGACGTGGTACAGAAAATCACTCACTTTGTTGAGGAAAACCGGTCACCCCCTTATCCTTGA
- the pilQ gene encoding type IV pilus secretin PilQ, translating into MLLFATSLQTAGAAAPQLNSLKDINFAGLPGNQVQITFELSQPVSNPASFTIDNPARIAFDLPATKSELAKRSQSIGIGPAKSITAVEVKGRTRVVLNLFEMVPYETRTDGNKIIVVLGTAGQRVSAPAATAPADSTTASISPTITSVDFRRGEQGEGRVIVTLSDPSIPVDMRQEAGKIVLDFSGATLPEELERRLDVTDFATPVKLVDTENKRNGVRMEITPIGEYEHLAYQSDNQFTVEVRETTKEEKELAKKEQFGYTGERLSLNFQDIEVRSVLQLLSDFTGQNIVVSDSVTGNLSLRMQNVPWDQALDIVLKTKGLAKRENGNVILIAPSEEIAAREKLELESMKQIEELAPLYSDLIQVNYAKATDLAELLSSEDSSQMSERGKVSVDERTNTLLIQDTADKLEQIRRLVSRLDIPVRQVLIESRIVLANNDFTRELGVKFGLSHNSTARDNETQFVLGGKQNGDVNYADTITAYEVPGGSSNEGLLVNLPATNPSGALGIALGKLGSNLLALELSAMQLEDRGEIISSPRVITSNQQEAVIQQGVEIPYQRASSSGATAVTFKEAVLELRVTPQITPDDRIIMDLKVSKDSVGQIFSGVPSIDTRNVETRVLVDNGETLVLGGIYEQARGKETERVPFFGELPGVGWLFRTDRKTNEKSEMLIFVTPKLIKQGISIQ; encoded by the coding sequence ATGTTGTTGTTTGCCACCAGCTTGCAGACTGCAGGTGCAGCCGCGCCACAGCTGAACAGCCTGAAAGACATTAACTTTGCAGGACTACCCGGCAATCAGGTACAGATCACTTTTGAACTGAGTCAGCCTGTTTCAAACCCGGCGAGCTTTACTATAGACAACCCGGCACGTATTGCTTTCGATCTGCCCGCTACAAAAAGCGAACTTGCCAAACGTTCACAATCCATCGGCATAGGTCCCGCCAAGAGCATCACGGCGGTCGAGGTCAAGGGTCGTACCCGCGTTGTACTCAATCTGTTTGAGATGGTGCCCTACGAAACCCGCACCGATGGGAACAAGATTATTGTTGTTCTCGGGACTGCCGGCCAGCGTGTCAGCGCGCCTGCTGCCACTGCTCCCGCTGACAGCACCACTGCGAGCATCTCACCAACGATCACCAGCGTAGACTTCCGACGTGGTGAGCAGGGTGAAGGCCGCGTTATAGTCACCCTGTCCGATCCTTCCATCCCGGTAGACATGCGACAGGAAGCCGGCAAGATTGTTCTGGACTTCAGCGGCGCCACGCTGCCAGAAGAACTGGAGCGCCGTCTGGATGTCACTGACTTTGCCACACCGGTGAAACTGGTTGATACCGAGAACAAGAGAAACGGTGTTCGCATGGAAATTACACCGATTGGCGAATATGAGCATCTTGCCTACCAGAGCGACAACCAGTTCACGGTAGAAGTTCGCGAAACTACCAAGGAAGAAAAGGAGCTGGCCAAGAAAGAGCAGTTTGGTTACACCGGCGAACGCCTGTCCCTGAACTTCCAGGATATCGAAGTCCGCTCCGTGCTCCAGTTACTGTCTGACTTCACCGGCCAGAATATCGTGGTCAGTGATTCCGTCACCGGCAACCTGAGTCTGCGCATGCAGAATGTACCCTGGGACCAGGCTCTGGATATCGTGCTGAAAACCAAGGGCCTTGCCAAGCGTGAAAACGGCAATGTCATCCTGATCGCTCCGAGTGAGGAAATCGCCGCACGCGAAAAACTTGAACTCGAATCGATGAAACAGATCGAGGAACTGGCACCACTGTATTCTGACCTCATCCAGGTCAACTACGCCAAGGCCACTGATCTTGCCGAACTGCTGAGCAGCGAAGACAGCTCACAGATGTCGGAACGCGGCAAGGTATCTGTTGATGAACGCACCAATACGCTGCTCATCCAGGATACCGCTGATAAACTGGAACAGATCCGTCGCCTGGTATCCCGCCTGGATATACCGGTACGCCAGGTACTGATCGAGTCGCGTATTGTTCTGGCCAACAATGACTTCACCCGCGAACTGGGCGTCAAGTTCGGCCTCAGCCACAACAGTACGGCGCGTGACAACGAAACCCAGTTCGTACTGGGCGGCAAGCAGAACGGCGATGTGAATTACGCCGATACCATCACCGCCTATGAAGTCCCGGGCGGCAGCAGTAACGAAGGTCTGCTGGTCAATCTTCCTGCCACCAACCCGTCCGGCGCACTGGGTATCGCACTGGGCAAACTGGGCAGCAACCTGCTGGCACTGGAACTGAGTGCCATGCAACTGGAAGATCGCGGTGAAATCATCTCAAGCCCGCGCGTCATTACTTCCAATCAGCAGGAAGCCGTTATCCAGCAGGGTGTTGAAATCCCTTACCAGCGGGCATCATCCAGTGGCGCCACGGCTGTCACCTTCAAGGAAGCTGTTCTGGAACTGCGGGTCACACCCCAGATCACACCGGATGATCGCATTATCATGGATCTCAAGGTCAGCAAGGACAGCGTCGGCCAGATCTTCTCCGGTGTACCCAGCATCGATACACGAAATGTCGAAACACGGGTACTGGTTGATAATGGTGAAACCCTGGTACTGGGCGGCATCTACGAGCAGGCGCGCGGCAAGGAAACGGAACGTGTTCCCTTCTTTGGTGAGCTGCCGGGTGTAGGCTGGTTGTTCCGAACCGATCGAAAAACCAACGAAAAGAGCGAAATGCTCATCTTCGTAACACCCAAACTTATCAAGCAGGGCATCAGTATCCAGTAG
- a CDS encoding pilus assembly protein PilP — protein sequence MMHHSPGKLNSLVRFAAAGLLAGSIAGCAGNNTEDLRSYVDSVKSRQTARVEPLPEFSPFETHLYQAMDARDPFTPPSYSTPKSQVAHASNGGISPDFNRPREPLESEPLDGLRMVGTLGRDGMSWALVRMSDSTIHRVKPGNYLGQNHGKIVSITESEVEVTEIVPDGLGGWIERQASLALSE from the coding sequence ATGATGCATCATTCACCGGGGAAACTGAATTCACTCGTGCGGTTCGCTGCAGCTGGTCTGTTGGCCGGCAGTATTGCAGGCTGTGCCGGCAACAATACCGAAGATCTGCGTAGCTACGTTGACTCGGTAAAATCCAGGCAAACTGCCCGTGTAGAGCCATTACCTGAGTTCTCACCTTTTGAGACGCATCTCTACCAGGCTATGGATGCCCGTGATCCATTCACGCCACCTTCGTATTCAACGCCAAAATCCCAGGTTGCACATGCTTCGAACGGCGGCATTTCCCCCGACTTCAACCGACCTCGCGAGCCACTCGAGTCTGAGCCACTGGATGGCCTGCGCATGGTTGGAACACTTGGACGTGATGGTATGTCATGGGCACTGGTACGTATGAGCGACAGCACCATACACCGGGTCAAACCGGGGAATTATCTTGGCCAGAATCATGGCAAGATTGTCAGTATCACTGAATCCGAAGTTGAAGTAACCGAGATCGTGCCTGATGGCCTCGGGGGATGGATAGAACGCCAGGCATCACTGGCACTCAGCGAGTAA
- a CDS encoding type 4a pilus biogenesis protein PilO, with amino-acid sequence MDLSELNELDLSNIANWPLPARVFVIAVIFTGVLAAGYWLDIKDQRAQLEKSERTEVELRTTFENRARKAANLEAYEQQLAEMRESFGAMLRQLPNKTEVAELLVDISQTGLAAGLEFELFKPQAEVPKEFYAELPISIRVKGDYHEFGEFVSGIAALPRIVTVHDVNISDNKEGKLTMDILAKTYRYMDEEEEEGGAQ; translated from the coding sequence ATGGATCTTTCAGAACTCAATGAACTTGACCTGAGCAACATCGCCAACTGGCCGTTGCCGGCAAGGGTTTTCGTTATCGCCGTGATCTTCACCGGCGTTCTGGCTGCAGGTTACTGGCTCGATATCAAGGATCAGCGTGCCCAGCTCGAAAAATCCGAGCGCACGGAAGTCGAACTGCGGACAACGTTTGAAAACCGTGCACGGAAAGCCGCCAACCTTGAAGCCTACGAACAGCAACTGGCAGAAATGCGTGAATCATTCGGTGCCATGCTGCGACAGCTCCCGAATAAAACCGAGGTTGCGGAACTGCTGGTGGATATCTCCCAGACCGGTCTCGCAGCAGGCCTGGAATTCGAACTGTTCAAACCACAGGCCGAGGTACCGAAGGAATTCTATGCAGAACTTCCCATCAGTATCCGCGTCAAGGGCGACTACCACGAATTCGGAGAATTCGTTAGCGGTATAGCTGCGCTTCCGCGTATCGTTACGGTCCACGATGTGAACATCAGTGATAATAAGGAAGGCAAACTTACCATGGACATCCTTGCGAAAACCTATCGTTATATGGATGAAGAAGAGGAAGAAGGGGGCGCCCAATGA
- a CDS encoding PilN domain-containing protein, with amino-acid sequence MAHINLLPWREELRKEKQQQFAVIGVGSAVVGGLLVLLTHMQMNGLIDQQNNRNKFLETEIASLDKKIARIKDLEKTKTALLARMDIIQQLQHSRPQSVHLMDELVFTLPDGVFLNTITQKGASLTMSGVAQSNARVSAYMRNIDNSQWIGKPRLDVIETKEDEKRRTATFVLRANQIAPSEETTEGNS; translated from the coding sequence ATGGCTCATATCAATTTACTCCCCTGGCGCGAAGAACTTCGCAAAGAGAAACAGCAGCAATTTGCAGTCATCGGCGTTGGCAGTGCTGTCGTCGGTGGACTCCTGGTGCTGTTGACGCACATGCAGATGAACGGTCTTATCGATCAACAGAACAATCGCAACAAGTTTCTTGAGACTGAAATCGCCTCTCTTGATAAAAAAATCGCCAGGATCAAGGACCTTGAGAAAACCAAGACAGCCCTGCTCGCACGCATGGACATCATCCAGCAACTGCAGCACAGTCGTCCCCAGAGCGTTCATTTGATGGATGAACTGGTCTTCACGCTGCCAGACGGTGTTTTCCTGAATACAATTACACAGAAAGGCGCCTCACTGACAATGAGTGGCGTAGCACAGTCCAATGCCCGTGTATCCGCCTATATGCGCAACATCGATAATTCACAATGGATAGGGAAGCCACGCCTGGATGTTATTGAAACCAAGGAAGACGAGAAACGTCGGACCGCAACCTTTGTGTTGCGTGCCAATCAGATTGCTCCGTCTGAGGAAACCACGGAGGGAAATAGCTGA